A portion of the Oscillospiraceae bacterium genome contains these proteins:
- a CDS encoding helix-turn-helix transcriptional regulator, translating to MEFNEKLQELRKQKGFTQEELAEMLYVSRTAISKWESGRGYPSIDSLKRISKLFSVTVDELLSGEEMLSIAEEDNKQKENHFKDLVFGLLDLCVSMLLFLPLFAQRTQGTINEVSLLSLNGALYLKIGYCVIVALIIVWGILTLALQNCNKAFWMLVKSKISLILNAVGVLVFIISLQPYAAIFLFVFLIIKILIKK from the coding sequence TTAATGAAAAATTACAGGAGCTTAGAAAACAAAAAGGCTTTACACAGGAAGAGCTTGCAGAAATGCTCTATGTTTCAAGAACTGCAATTTCAAAATGGGAGTCAGGCAGGGGATATCCCAGTATAGACTCTTTGAAAAGAATATCAAAGTTATTTTCTGTTACGGTAGATGAGCTTTTATCAGGGGAAGAGATGCTAAGCATAGCAGAGGAAGACAATAAACAAAAAGAAAATCATTTTAAAGATTTGGTTTTCGGCTTGCTTGACCTTTGCGTTTCTATGCTTCTTTTCTTGCCGCTTTTTGCACAGAGAACACAGGGGACAATAAATGAGGTTTCTCTTTTGTCGCTCAACGGAGCGCTGTATCTGAAAATCGGCTATTGTGTAATTGTAGCCTTGATTATAGTGTGGGGAATATTGACACTTGCCTTACAAAACTGTAACAAAGCATTTTGGATGCTCGTAAAGAGTAAAATATCTCTTATATTAAACGCTGTCGGGGTACTTGTTTTTATAATAAGCCTGCAGCCCTATGCGGCAATATTTTTGTTTGTATTTTTAATAATTAAAATACTCATAAAAAAGTAA